Proteins encoded in a region of the Dreissena polymorpha isolate Duluth1 chromosome 6, UMN_Dpol_1.0, whole genome shotgun sequence genome:
- the LOC127833809 gene encoding uncharacterized protein LOC127833809 isoform X2, with amino-acid sequence MTGDCIVIRSCEPCMRKKSANTASVICKVCNEHLCGPCSHLHEIYKPGEHKMVVIESVNSTPVEVNMKGMNMCQEHGKKIKFFCEDHSKLCCNTCSFKHRKCDNVDELASISSKEGQELQHLNKTLLKLENEIASIGAECKLSEDVLSETTASIAKQIDEMRGRIIELFDKAKTKMIEEADTFKADEMKRLGEINKSSSNVKENINELLPVSSALVEHGTPQQKYIMAKIIKEKIKDITSNITEQRSKFVTSTVSLDFSKQLLSLLKEEGIIKLQVERHHTDVVQTYLTEIQESSEVKAETTNLNKDCSTDSAQSDPNKPVTMELLVSVDIKQTGDDLYEPYLSGLDFLPDGRLVAVENMNWKCIIMDDRLQILGTPYKFNAYPYDVVCLSQCEVAVTTNSKKVCLLYVSSDNVISLTRQINTSTYVFSICCMTPTTMVVSTYDDPRPVRMINQTGVESDFDRVLFNKKTYKHEDSKASARMSLQRKRWY; translated from the exons ATGACAGGAGATTGTATTGTCATCCGATCTTGCGAGCCGTGTATGAGAAAGAAATCTGCAAATACAGCTTCTGTGATCTGCAAAGTGTGCAACGAACATCTGTGTGGTCCGTGTAGTCATCTTCACGAAATATATAAACCTGGAGAACATAAGATGGTTGTCATTGAAAGTGTGAATTCGACCCCTGTTGAGGTGAACATGAAAGGTATGAATATGTGCCAAGAGCACGGTAAAAAGATCAAGTTTTTCTGTGAAGACCACTCAAAACTCTGCTGCAATACATGTTCATTCAAACACAGGAAGTGCGACAACGTCGATGAACTGGCCAGTATATCAAGCAAAGAAGGTCAAGAACTCCAACACTTGAACAAGACGCTTCTAAAACTTGAGAACGAAATTGCCTCAATCGGGGCGGAGTGTAAGCTATCAGAAGATGTATTGAGTGAGACCACTGCGAGCATTGCAAAACAGATTGATGAAATGAGGGGTCGTATTATCGAGCTATTTGATAAGGCCAAAACAAAGATGATTGAAGAGGCGGATACTTTTAAAGCGGATGAGATGAAGCGTTTAGGCGAAATAAATAAATCTTCTTCGAACGTGAAGGAAAACATTAATGAACTGCTTCCGGTTAGTTCTGCTCTTGTCGAACATGGAACACCGCAACAAAAGTATATCATGGCCAAAATTATCAAGGAGAAAATAAAAGATATAACAAGCAATATAACCGAGCAGCGAAGCAAATTTGTCACTTCAACTGTTTCCTTAGACTTTTCAAAACAGTTATTATCTCTTCTTAAAGAAGAAGGCATTATAAAACTGCAAGTAGAGCGACACCATACAG atgTTGTGCAAACATATTTGACGGAAATACAAGAATCTTCTGAAGTTAAAGCGGaaacaacaaatttaaataaag ATTGTTCAACTGACAGCGCTCAGTCAGATCCGAATAAACCAGTCACCATGGAGCTGCTCGTGTCTGTAGATATCAAACAGACTGGAGATGATTTGTATGAACCTTACCTCTCTGGGCTTGACTTCCTACCAGACGGGAGATTGGTAGCCGTGGAAAACATGAATTGGAAATGTATCATAATGGATGACCGACTACAGATACTAGGAACGCCGTACAAGTTCAATGCATATCCATATGACGTTGTATGTTTGTCCCAGTGTGAGGTGGCGGTAACGACCAATAGTAAGAAAGTGTGTCTCCTGTACGTGAGTTCTGACAATGTCATCAGTCTGACCAGGCAGATAAACACATCCACCTATGTCTTCTCCATATGCTGCATGACCCCAACTACCATGGTCGTGAGCACATACGATGATCCACGTCCAGTGAGAATGATAAACCAGACCGGTGTGGAGTCTGATTTTGACCGTGTGCTGTTTAATAAGAAGACGTACAAACATGAAGACAGCAAAGCAAGTGCACGTATGTCCCTTCAAAGAAAACGTTGGTACTGA
- the LOC127833809 gene encoding uncharacterized protein LOC127833809 isoform X1, with the protein MAEGGNIDAGVDVSSDMTGDCIVIRSCEPCMRKKSANTASVICKVCNEHLCGPCSHLHEIYKPGEHKMVVIESVNSTPVEVNMKGMNMCQEHGKKIKFFCEDHSKLCCNTCSFKHRKCDNVDELASISSKEGQELQHLNKTLLKLENEIASIGAECKLSEDVLSETTASIAKQIDEMRGRIIELFDKAKTKMIEEADTFKADEMKRLGEINKSSSNVKENINELLPVSSALVEHGTPQQKYIMAKIIKEKIKDITSNITEQRSKFVTSTVSLDFSKQLLSLLKEEGIIKLQVERHHTDVVQTYLTEIQESSEVKAETTNLNKDCSTDSAQSDPNKPVTMELLVSVDIKQTGDDLYEPYLSGLDFLPDGRLVAVENMNWKCIIMDDRLQILGTPYKFNAYPYDVVCLSQCEVAVTTNSKKVCLLYVSSDNVISLTRQINTSTYVFSICCMTPTTMVVSTYDDPRPVRMINQTGVESDFDRVLFNKKTYKHEDSKASARMSLQRKRWY; encoded by the exons GTGTTGACGTGTCAAGTGACATGACAGGAGATTGTATTGTCATCCGATCTTGCGAGCCGTGTATGAGAAAGAAATCTGCAAATACAGCTTCTGTGATCTGCAAAGTGTGCAACGAACATCTGTGTGGTCCGTGTAGTCATCTTCACGAAATATATAAACCTGGAGAACATAAGATGGTTGTCATTGAAAGTGTGAATTCGACCCCTGTTGAGGTGAACATGAAAGGTATGAATATGTGCCAAGAGCACGGTAAAAAGATCAAGTTTTTCTGTGAAGACCACTCAAAACTCTGCTGCAATACATGTTCATTCAAACACAGGAAGTGCGACAACGTCGATGAACTGGCCAGTATATCAAGCAAAGAAGGTCAAGAACTCCAACACTTGAACAAGACGCTTCTAAAACTTGAGAACGAAATTGCCTCAATCGGGGCGGAGTGTAAGCTATCAGAAGATGTATTGAGTGAGACCACTGCGAGCATTGCAAAACAGATTGATGAAATGAGGGGTCGTATTATCGAGCTATTTGATAAGGCCAAAACAAAGATGATTGAAGAGGCGGATACTTTTAAAGCGGATGAGATGAAGCGTTTAGGCGAAATAAATAAATCTTCTTCGAACGTGAAGGAAAACATTAATGAACTGCTTCCGGTTAGTTCTGCTCTTGTCGAACATGGAACACCGCAACAAAAGTATATCATGGCCAAAATTATCAAGGAGAAAATAAAAGATATAACAAGCAATATAACCGAGCAGCGAAGCAAATTTGTCACTTCAACTGTTTCCTTAGACTTTTCAAAACAGTTATTATCTCTTCTTAAAGAAGAAGGCATTATAAAACTGCAAGTAGAGCGACACCATACAG atgTTGTGCAAACATATTTGACGGAAATACAAGAATCTTCTGAAGTTAAAGCGGaaacaacaaatttaaataaag ATTGTTCAACTGACAGCGCTCAGTCAGATCCGAATAAACCAGTCACCATGGAGCTGCTCGTGTCTGTAGATATCAAACAGACTGGAGATGATTTGTATGAACCTTACCTCTCTGGGCTTGACTTCCTACCAGACGGGAGATTGGTAGCCGTGGAAAACATGAATTGGAAATGTATCATAATGGATGACCGACTACAGATACTAGGAACGCCGTACAAGTTCAATGCATATCCATATGACGTTGTATGTTTGTCCCAGTGTGAGGTGGCGGTAACGACCAATAGTAAGAAAGTGTGTCTCCTGTACGTGAGTTCTGACAATGTCATCAGTCTGACCAGGCAGATAAACACATCCACCTATGTCTTCTCCATATGCTGCATGACCCCAACTACCATGGTCGTGAGCACATACGATGATCCACGTCCAGTGAGAATGATAAACCAGACCGGTGTGGAGTCTGATTTTGACCGTGTGCTGTTTAATAAGAAGACGTACAAACATGAAGACAGCAAAGCAAGTGCACGTATGTCCCTTCAAAGAAAACGTTGGTACTGA